In Danaus plexippus chromosome 3 unlocalized genomic scaffold, MEX_DaPlex mxdp_34, whole genome shotgun sequence, the DNA window gtttcaaaattatattatattcataaaatttgcaGATTATCAGGTCTTCATATGGAGTCCCAAACAGCTTATGACTTGGCATCACAGGGTCTCATAAGACCAGCTAACAGTAAATTACCGATCATTTATGGAGTCAAATGTGTGCATTTCGATTCCCCCAATTTCACGTTAGGTAAACAATTGTATGTACTTCTATTGGTAGTATAATTATCCGATTAACActctttaataaacttattttcagagattcagtcagtgaatgaatatgataaatatttgtggACTCTAGTCCATGATTTAGGCATTCAATTGAAGACAGCAGCTCACTGCACAGGGTTGCAGTGTATCAGACAAGGACGGTTCAATCTACAATTAGCACTGTTAAGAAAACACTGGCAACTcaatcatatattaaataatatggatCAGTGTCGCCAACTGTTAGAAGAAAATGAAAACTTATTGAAGCCTAAATCAGCCCAtctaactgtttgataatttttttcaacatttttcatAGCAATATtagattatgtaaaataaagatgttattgtaaacattatgtgaaacaaataaaaacaaacttcactttatttctttcaagCATCTTATTTTGCTTGTTTGCTAGTCCTTTTTCTTTTATCCATAATCCATTGTCAATGGAAGAGCACATGCTTAAGAGTTAACAACAACATTCATCTCCTTCTTTATTTCTCTCTCACATAACTgctataactttaaaactgttttggTGATACatcattttttgtttaaatttactgGCAATTTAAGattgtgtaaataattttaaactgatatatgtagatttaatatatagtaatttaagtgttttttaaacaaattcgaGCATCAACCTAATAGGATTGTCTCCATCAACTGCCACTACTGGATGGACTGCTGTTGTTTGGAGTGATAGCCTGTTTTTCTAACTGTTCTATCCGTTTATGCCGAATCATGTTAGATAGTATGCCATCAAACGATGTGGTTTTCTTCTTGGCTGAACCTCTCAGTGCGTCTTCCCCATCTCTCCGTACTCGTAAACGTAAAGAACTGACTTCATCCATGAAGTCGAAATCTGACTTCTCTTCTCGTATCGGTGACGTTGGTATCTCGGGTTGATGTTCTTTGCTGACTGGCACCGGTGAGGGTGCTCTTCTTCCCGGGCATTTCCATTCAAGATTTAAAGTTCCTGacttttcaatgtttttataaagttcttCTAACTCGGCCGGCTCGGGCATCCAGTTGTTACCAATAAATATTCCAGTCTTAGAAAGCTCATCGTCTGAACATGCAAAATCCCAATCATCACCTTGTATTTCTGATCCCATCTTGATTGCAGCTTACACTTTATAAGTAATAGTTAATAGGCATTCATTAATAATGTAGGCAGGTATGTTTTTGCAAAAGTTGATGTTTAATtgtttacatatttcaaatgacaaatatttgaaaaacagaTTAATCTTCagttatagattaaaaattcgTATTCCGTTTTCCTAATTTGGAatgttatgtatattgaaaaataattgttgttttttgGAAAAACGTACTGTTAAAAATTCTCTCCAAGTGTTTTCAATTTTAGACGATATTATAAACCTTTCTGTTACAAGTTTCAACTTTCAACTAATGTACTATGTCACTTGATAGGCTAGAATGGACATAACACAATATGTCACTGCCATGTGGtttgtaatttgtaaacaAACTGCTCAAAAATCGTAGTCGttacaagatattaaatagttcTGGTGTGTAAGGTGTCACATGGATAAATAAAGTACTTTAAGAATTTAAGTACAAAAGCAAACCCTCAAGTTAAAGTATAAGAATTTAGAAAATGTCTAGTTCGTCAGACAATGAAAGCGACAATGAGAAGGTTGTGCCCTctaggtaattattatattttaaatatttaaataatattgttattattgtttatattaagtacatatatgtaaatgtgaGGAGCTTTTTTAAGGCTCGGTGAATGCGAAGTATGCGGCGCTAATGAAGCAATCTACACATGCCCAAAATGCGAAGTAAAGACATGCTGCCTTGATTGCGTGAGGATACACAAGAAGGAGCTGGAGTGTACCGGCATCCGGGATAGAACGAAGTTCATACGAATGAACGATTTTACAGACACTGATCTTCTAAGTGATTACAGACTATTAGAACAATGTGCAAGATTTGTGTATGCCGTTAAAAGAGatgagaagaaaaaatatagcagAATAGACAAAGACTTGCCAATTGTGAGGACTGTTTAACatctcttaaattattttacttcaattatatattatttgaccATATAAAGTTTCCTGACCTTCTAATTTACAGCACCTGTATAAATTGAGGATGGCAGCTATGAAGAGAGGCACGATCTTACAATATCTCACACAAAATTTTAGCAAACACAAAGTGAACACAACAAGATACAACTACAAAAGTAACACCATAAGTTGGCGAGTCGAGTGGGTATTCCCTAACGTGGAGGCAAAGCCACTTAAGTTTGTTGATGAGAAATGTTTAGAAAGTAAAAAACTTTCAGAGTTGATAGCCAAATATCTTGACCCTAACGCTGCCCCTTTCGAGGGATCTAAAGACTTAGTTTACTATAAAGCTGTAGGTTTTAGTGGAGTCAAAGTGTTGTTGAAAGGTTTGTATtatgatgttttattatatttatttattgtggtacacttttaatgtattactaaattaatggaatattttttggttttagcGGAAAAAGTAAAAGGATCTTCAAAAAAGTTCTTTGAACTGGACACATCTGAGTCTCTAGCAGAAAACTTGTCAGGAAAATGTATAGTGGAATTTcctattattttcattgtactGAAGGACCATTCTTATAACTTTGAGATCATTACACCAGGTAAATACTAATGTTACCATTGTGCAATTTTTCTATTCCATACAATTCTCTGTATTTCTCTTTACTTCGACAGAGGATGAATTTGATTACGACAATAAACATGAGGTGAACATGGATGAGAGCACTAAAGGTGAAGGTGAGATAACCAAAAGTATGGAGACTTTAAACAGTGACACATCACAAATGAAACCTGAAACTGGTCATCAAAGAAAAAGACAAAAGACATTACTGACGGAGAAAATAGCCGAAGAAAAGAAGAAAGAAATAGAGAAAGAGATCAAGGAACAGAAGAAGAAACAACCCAAAAATCTCTTGTTCACAACTGGATACTCCTCGGAGGAAAGTGTAAGCTGTTCGGAAGATGAGAATGAAAAGAaatgacattataaataatttgtttcttattttattaaatacatatcgCTATAAGATTTTTCTCTGTTAAGACAAACAAGTATTCATTTGTAGCATGCACTCCTAACACCTCTCCGAACATGTCAATATTAATGACATGTTGTTGTCCCACTTTAATTGTCTTCATGACTCCAGCTGTCCTCCGTCTCAACTGAGTCTCTTCCGCTGCACATTTGTATATGAATATGTGTTTCTTGGCTTCACACACAACACTATATGAGAAGTTTGGTGCACATGTAACAAATTTACGATTTGTCTTTGAAGACTGCACATATCCAAAGGCCATTAGAGTACCGTAGTGTTTGATCGGCCAAGAGTCTGAGTTGAAAGGTTGTGTGAAGGGCTGCCACACACATCCATCCACATCATGTCTCAAGACCAGGGCCGGTGCTTCATGTGTTTCTAAGTTAATgctgaataaataatgatgCACACTGAGGGGTATCCTGTGGGTTATTTCATGGGTTGTTGTATCTAACCGTGCTGGAAAAAAGATATTACCATTTAATAACAGTTAttgatttaacatttattgaaatgtaggttataatttattacctaAGACTGTGTCTTCCTCAGATGCAGCATCACATTCCTCTAACTCCTGGGAAGCGAGGCTTGTTAGAGGCTGGTCGGACATAACCTCTGTTTCTGAACATAAATGAGCCAATCTTTGGTGGATCTCTTCAACAAGTGAAGCATCCAATATTTCTTTTCCATTCTGGTCCCCTCCCTCAATAAGTTCGTTCCACATGTCACTTTCAGACTTTGTTATCAAAACATCTACTTGCCCGTTACCCTGTATATTCCAAGTTGTCAATTCACTGtcaactttatttttcaatttaccaCTCACAAATTCTTTTCCtgcataacatattttaattgataatggCATTACATGTACAAAGAGcaattttttgtcaaaattatcTTCCAATTTCAGAGTAATTGTGATATCATCAGCCGTCTGCAACCATGTGTATATTATTGGTTTCTGTTCTGGTTGTTGTGgtggtaatatatttttaacagaatcagaagtaaatttaaacatattgtcAGATGCTATGTACAAAGCTTGACATTGGGTTTCAAATGCTGCATAGTGTACTATACCTTTGCCTTTGACCTCCCTCTTTGCAAACTGTTTCCATTTATGATCAATAAATTCAAACGAAAGCCAGGTCAAAACCGTATCAAAATGATTGTCATTCTGTTCAACAGATTGTAACAGACAATGTAATATGTCAACATTACACTTTTTTTGCATTCTACTATCAacaacagtaaaatatttacccTCACCGAGAGCTAGACATGAATGTATTGTGTTCCATGGTTGTTTATCAGTGGCAGGTCTGTTTCTTGTCCCGGTATCAACTATGTGTAGGAAACCAGTACCATCACTGATTATTGCTAAATAGTTTGCAGGAAATGTTAAACAAAGGTTGAAATGGCCAGGTTTTCTTTCAACATGTTGTGGGATATCATATACTACAGCCGTTTGGAatgaattgtttatattatcaaatgtGATGTTAATAACTTGCTGCTGATTATCAATATAGTAAAAGTTGTATTGATGATCCCATACATCAAATATTAGGTGATTGTGCAAAGCAAATAATTTCGCATGTACGAAGGAGTATTGCACTTCATCGGGATAGAGCCGGTCGGCTGTAGTGGttagtttcaaattatattgagCTAGACTTTgtagatttattttgtatcctTCAAATTCATGATCGAGAAGCTTTTTATTAGGTCTCAACTCAACAAGTACAGACGGCATTTCTACTAACTACTACGGCAGTTCTACAAAATTGCTTGattgttgtaattattttctgcTATGAaacttaattcatttaattaaattctttgtttcTTAACTTTAATTTGTGAATAAGATACATGTTATTCTGCCGA includes these proteins:
- the LOC116776543 gene encoding nudC domain-containing protein 1 codes for the protein MPSVLVELRPNKKLLDHEFEGYKINLQSLAQYNLKLTTTADRLYPDEVQYSFVHAKLFALHNHLIFDVWDHQYNFYYIDNQQQVINITFDNINNSFQTAVVYDIPQHVERKPGHFNLCLTFPANYLAIISDGTGFLHIVDTGTRNRPATDKQPWNTIHSCLALGEGKYFTVVDSRMQKKCNVDILHCLLQSVEQNDNHFDTVLTWLSFEFIDHKWKQFAKREVKGKGIVHYAAFETQCQALYIASDNMFKFTSDSVKNILPPQQPEQKPIIYTWLQTADDITITLKLEDNFDKKLLFVHVMPLSIKICYAGKEFVSGKLKNKVDSELTTWNIQGNGQVDVLITKSESDMWNELIEGGDQNGKEILDASLVEEIHQRLAHLCSETEVMSDQPLTSLASQELEECDAASEEDTVLARLDTTTHEITHRIPLSVHHYLFSINLETHEAPALVLRHDVDGCVWQPFTQPFNSDSWPIKHYGTLMAFGYVQSSKTNRKFVTCAPNFSYSVVCEAKKHIFIYKCAAEETQLRRRTAGVMKTIKVGQQHVINIDMFGEVLGVHATNEYLFVLTEKNLIAICI
- the LOC116778732 gene encoding PAXIP1-associated glutamate-rich protein 1A — its product is MGSEIQGDDWDFACSDDELSKTGIFIGNNWMPEPAELEELYKNIEKSGTLNLEWKCPGRRAPSPVPVSKEHQPEIPTSPIREEKSDFDFMDEVSSLRLRVRRDGEDALRGSAKKKTTSFDGILSNMIRHKRIEQLEKQAITPNNSSPSSSGS
- the LOC116777779 gene encoding box C/D snoRNA protein 1 translates to MSSSSDNESDNEKVVPSRLGECEVCGANEAIYTCPKCEVKTCCLDCVRIHKKELECTGIRDRTKFIRMNDFTDTDLLSDYRLLEQCARFVYAVKRDEKKKYSRIDKDLPIHLYKLRMAAMKRGTILQYLTQNFSKHKVNTTRYNYKSNTISWRVEWVFPNVEAKPLKFVDEKCLESKKLSELIAKYLDPNAAPFEGSKDLVYYKAVGFSGVKVLLKAEKVKGSSKKFFELDTSESLAENLSGKCIVEFPIIFIVLKDHSYNFEIITPEDEFDYDNKHEVNMDESTKGEGEITKSMETLNSDTSQMKPETGHQRKRQKTLLTEKIAEEKKKEIEKEIKEQKKKQPKNLLFTTGYSSEESVSCSEDENEKK
- the LOC116778257 gene encoding pseudouridylate synthase TRUB2, mitochondrial isoform X2; translation: MLEKRVEIIGATNEPMQVKLAPNYADHPLACGPRYIKEDFRCSWATHLGLFSSGVLLLGINDGTKLTYQINTARPTRAFKVHGQFGKATDTYFWNGRTMERASYKHVTREKLDRVVAHIQAAHQKTMFELSGLHMESQTAYDLASQGLIRPANSKLPIIYGVKCVHFDSPNFTLEIQSVNEYDKYLWTLVHDLGIQLKTAAHCTGLQCIRQGRFNLQLALLRKHWQLNHILNNMDQCRQLLEENENLLKPKSAHLTV